The sequence CCCCAGCTCCCCCGCTACCACGCCCACCATGTCAGCCCCCAGGCACCGAATGGCGGCTTCCTCGACCTGCCACCTCTCCGGCCCCTCCTGGGGAACGTCGCCCGGCTTCCGACCCGCCAGGGCGGCCACCAGTGGCGGAGCGAGCTTGAACTCCCCCCGCGGTACCCGGTCGGGAGGACAGCCGGCAAGGGCCATCCGCACCCGCTCGTAACCTGTCAGGGGGCCAGAGCCAGCATCCGCCGGGCACGCCACAGTTCGTCACCTTCCGGAGGAACGATGGGGATACGGGCCCCCTCCCTGAGCAACCATCTCCCCTCCCGGGTGAGGCACCCCACCACCGCGGCCCGGATGCCGGCCCCCCGCAGGGCGTCCAGCAGAGGCTCCGGGTCGGGCACCGCCACCAGCAGCGAACCGCTGGAAACCAGGCGCAGGGGGTCTATCCCAAGCGCCCTGCAAATGGCATCCACCTCCGGCGGCACGGGCACCGCATCCGCGCGGACCTCCACTCCCAACCCGGTGGGGTGAACCATCTCCCAGACCGCTCCCAGCACCCCTCCCTCGGTGACGTCGTGCATGCAGGTAGCCCCGCAACCTACGGCGATCCTCGCCTCCGGGACCACGCTCAGGGACTCAAACAGGGACTGAGCACGGGCCAGGGTTTGGGCGGAAACCAGAGAGGCCAGTTCATTCGGGAAATCCGCGGCCAGTACCGCCGCCCCTTCGATGCCGGCTCCCTTGGTAAGCACCAGGGCATCACCCGGCCGCGGCCCGGTGGGCAACTGATAGCCGGGCCAGGGTTGCCCCAGGGCCGCCACGCACGCCAGGGGGGCAGGCAAGCCCGGCACCAGCTCTGTGTGCCCGCCGGCAATGGCCACGTTCAGCTTCTGACAGACCCCGTCTGCCTCGCTCATGAAGCGGGCCACGTACTCCTCACCAAATTCCGCGGGTACCAGCAGCGTGATGGCGACGGCCACCGGCTCTGCCCCCGCCGCGGCCAGGTCGTTACAGGCCACCTGGATACAGAGTTCCCCCACACGGGTGCTGCCCCCCGTGATGGGGTCCACCGAAATGACGCAGATGCCGCCGCCCAGGCGGAGAACGGCCGCATCCACCCCGATACCTGATCCCCGGACCACCTCCGGGCGCCTGGCACCCTGGTGACTCAAGACCAGCTTTTCCAGGATTGCCGGAGGTAGCTTGCCCCCCGCCGGCGCGCGACTCACCTGCGTAACCCCCCCTCACGACCGAGCAAGACCAGCAGGCGCTTGCCCGCCTCCCGACAGTTCTGCACCAGTGCCTCGATGGCGGCGGGGTCGGCCCCCTCCAGGTGCACCCCGGCCACGCCCACCACGGGAGAGCGGGTGACCCGGGCCAGCTCCTCTCCCAGGGGGCGGATCACTTCTTCCTCTTTGTGGGCCGGGAGGCTGATCACCGAAGAGGTCGAGCTGTACCTGCCCGGTTCCGCCAGGCTGGGCCGCGGGATGCTCACCACGACCGTGCCCACGTGGGGACGGTCGCCCCCGAAAAGCCCGATCACGTAACCATCATCGGTGCCCCAGGCACGGGCGCAAACCCGGAAGCGACCTTCCCCGGCCCAGGCCTCCCACTGCCCCAGCCGGTTGCCTGTGACATCCTCACCCGGCCCTTCCGGCTCGGCCTTACCGTGAGCGGTCAGAGCAGGGGTGAAGGGGGCCGGGAAGGGGCAGGCATCCGCGCTTTCGGCCCTCCAGCGCCGGGATAATCCGTGGGAGACTCCCAGGTGATCGAGGATTCGCC comes from Bacillota bacterium and encodes:
- a CDS encoding UbiX family flavin prenyltransferase, with amino-acid sequence MIVAVTGASGAVYAVRLLEVLRQARVETHLIVSRWGAQTLREEMGLEPEQLRDMAAHVYAPDDLTAPVASGSFPVDGMVVVPCSMKTVAAIAHGFSGDLITRAADVCLKERRHLIILPRETPLSAIHLENLLRLARLGVVVMPPAPAFYIRPASVSDLVDHTVGRILDHLGVSHGLSRRWRAESADACPFPAPFTPALTAHGKAEPEGPGEDVTGNRLGQWEAWAGEGRFRVCARAWGTDDGYVIGLFGGDRPHVGTVVVSIPRPSLAEPGRYSSTSSVISLPAHKEEEVIRPLGEELARVTRSPVVGVAGVHLEGADPAAIEALVQNCREAGKRLLVLLGREGGLRR
- a CDS encoding AIR synthase family protein — translated: MSRAPAGGKLPPAILEKLVLSHQGARRPEVVRGSGIGVDAAVLRLGGGICVISVDPITGGSTRVGELCIQVACNDLAAAGAEPVAVAITLLVPAEFGEEYVARFMSEADGVCQKLNVAIAGGHTELVPGLPAPLACVAALGQPWPGYQLPTGPRPGDALVLTKGAGIEGAAVLAADFPNELASLVSAQTLARAQSLFESLSVVPEARIAVGCGATCMHDVTEGGVLGAVWEMVHPTGLGVEVRADAVPVPPEVDAICRALGIDPLRLVSSGSLLVAVPDPEPLLDALRGAGIRAAVVGCLTREGRWLLREGARIPIVPPEGDELWRARRMLALAP